In a genomic window of Anoxybacter fermentans:
- a CDS encoding DUF3189 family protein, translated as MKVIYHDKTGRHLSVVAAALHLRLIDKNISRWDLEQLPYFLNTQPPGTLIYIGLDFRGNEIYVLGRKNSFQVIRNAYLGLNRVFQLNNSFLFANVQPLSNLSLGIFDFLNSNPEKEIKYPELLHRGIQKAIPKLVLLVKEVQRRINEGRK; from the coding sequence ATGAAGGTAATTTATCACGATAAAACAGGGCGGCACCTTTCAGTGGTTGCCGCAGCTTTACATTTACGACTTATAGATAAAAATATTTCCCGGTGGGATTTAGAACAATTACCTTATTTTTTAAACACACAACCACCGGGAACATTAATCTATATAGGATTGGACTTTCGCGGGAATGAAATTTATGTTCTGGGGCGAAAAAATTCATTTCAGGTAATCCGTAATGCCTATCTGGGTCTTAATAGAGTTTTTCAATTAAATAACAGTTTTCTTTTTGCAAATGTACAACCTCTGTCAAACTTATCACTTGGGATTTTTGACTTTCTAAATAGCAATCCAGAAAAAGAAATTAAATATCCAGAATTGCTGCATAGGGGTATTCAGAAGGCGATACCTAAGCTAGTCTTATTAGTTAAAGAGGTACAAAGAAGGATAAATGAGGGGAGGAAGTGA
- the der gene encoding ribosome biogenesis GTPase Der, producing the protein MKPIIAIVGRPNVGKSTLFNRIVGYRTSIVENEPGVTRDRIYGEGEWLERKFILIDTGGIEPNSEDVLLKDIRWQAELAIEEADVILFLVDGREGLTATDREIAQMLRKSQKPVILVVNKIENYTDVEMKIFEFYELGLGDPFPISAEHGMQVGDLLDKVLTYLPEKEEEEENDERLKIAIIGRPNVGKSSLTNYLLGQKRVIVSDIPGTTRDAIDTVLKRGDQEYILIDTAGIRRKKKIRENVEYYSVIRSLRAVDRSDVVLMVFDAVEGVTEQDKKIVGYAHEAGKGLILVFNKWDLVEKDDKTMQIYTKRVYEELKFLSYAPIIFTSALTGKRVMEILDIVDFVAEEHAKRVTTGLLNEVVEEAVAMMAPPSDKGKRLKIYYATQVSVKPPTFVFFVNEPELMHFSYLRYLENNLREAFGFNGTPIRLLVRKRD; encoded by the coding sequence ATGAAGCCCATTATTGCAATTGTTGGACGTCCAAATGTAGGAAAATCAACACTTTTTAATAGAATTGTAGGTTATCGCACTTCCATTGTTGAAAATGAGCCAGGTGTTACTCGGGATCGGATTTATGGTGAGGGGGAATGGTTGGAACGAAAATTCATATTGATCGACACTGGAGGTATTGAACCAAACAGTGAGGATGTGCTTTTAAAGGATATCCGTTGGCAAGCTGAGCTGGCCATCGAAGAAGCAGATGTCATTCTCTTTTTAGTAGATGGTCGTGAGGGTCTTACTGCTACCGATCGTGAGATTGCCCAGATGCTTAGAAAGAGTCAAAAACCGGTAATTTTAGTAGTCAACAAAATAGAGAATTATACTGATGTTGAAATGAAAATTTTTGAATTCTATGAATTGGGATTAGGTGATCCTTTTCCCATTTCTGCTGAGCACGGAATGCAGGTTGGGGATCTTTTGGATAAGGTTTTAACTTACCTACCTGAAAAAGAAGAGGAAGAAGAGAATGACGAGCGTTTAAAGATTGCTATTATAGGTCGTCCTAATGTGGGTAAATCTTCTCTCACCAATTATCTTTTGGGTCAGAAGAGAGTCATCGTTAGCGATATTCCTGGAACTACCAGAGATGCCATTGATACTGTCTTAAAACGTGGTGATCAGGAGTATATTCTCATTGACACTGCCGGAATCAGACGGAAGAAAAAAATCCGTGAAAATGTGGAGTATTATAGTGTTATCAGGTCTTTAAGGGCCGTTGATCGTTCAGATGTAGTTTTAATGGTTTTTGATGCTGTAGAAGGTGTTACAGAGCAGGATAAAAAGATTGTAGGCTATGCCCATGAGGCAGGTAAAGGACTTATTCTTGTCTTTAATAAATGGGATCTGGTTGAAAAAGATGATAAAACTATGCAGATCTATACCAAAAGAGTTTATGAAGAACTTAAGTTTCTTTCTTACGCTCCAATCATTTTTACTTCTGCTCTTACCGGTAAGCGGGTCATGGAAATACTGGATATAGTTGACTTCGTTGCCGAGGAACACGCAAAACGTGTGACTACAGGACTTTTAAATGAAGTGGTAGAGGAAGCTGTAGCAATGATGGCTCCGCCCTCGGATAAAGGAAAACGACTTAAGATATATTATGCTACTCAGGTTAGTGTTAAGCCTCCAACATTTGTCTTTTTTGTTAATGAACCTGAGCTAATGCATTTCTCCTATTTACGCTATTTAGAGAATAATTTGCGAGAAGCATTTGGATTTAATGGTACACCGATTAGACTTCTTGTTCGGAAACGGGATTAA
- a CDS encoding DUF3189 family protein, with protein sequence MKIFYYCYGSAHSSVLAAALHTGMLSIDRLPSIQEIVNLPHYDKTENSEIGTPFFYGYDEMDNEVYIIGMGAGKEVVLNSIKSLLKDCGIPGTSYVFINTLSKVNWWTRIGGFLSRALGLVSLGRPLTVYGLKKTYFEFVKMVVKAKRDIKYFQS encoded by the coding sequence GTGAAAATTTTCTACTATTGTTATGGAAGTGCCCATTCATCTGTTCTTGCAGCAGCCCTCCATACAGGAATGTTGAGTATTGATCGGCTTCCTTCTATACAGGAGATTGTAAATCTTCCGCATTATGACAAAACAGAAAACTCTGAGATAGGCACACCTTTTTTTTACGGTTATGATGAGATGGATAATGAAGTCTATATTATAGGTATGGGAGCAGGAAAAGAAGTTGTTTTAAACAGTATAAAAAGTCTTTTAAAAGATTGCGGTATTCCGGGGACCAGCTATGTTTTTATCAATACTTTGAGCAAAGTCAATTGGTGGACCAGGATAGGTGGATTTTTATCCAGAGCATTAGGATTGGTAAGCCTGGGTAGACCTTTAACAGTGTATGGACTTAAAAAAACTTATTTTGAATTTGTAAAAATGGTAGTCAAAGCTAAACGGGATATTAAATATTTTCAAAGTTAA
- a CDS encoding NAD(P)H-dependent glycerol-3-phosphate dehydrogenase: MMKISVIGGGSWGTALANHLAIKGYAPVKVLVINEKYLKEINEKHTNENYLPGVKLNKNVIATMNYEEIIEADLIILSVPSHEMRNVIKTLKKYLGEKKPILVSTTKGIEEGTHMRMSQVIISELGEEWVERLAVLSGPTHAEEVSRQLPSSCVVAAKKKELAELVQDIFMSPTLRVYINPDIIGVELGGALKNIIALAAGIADGLGYGDNTKAALITRGLTEIARLGVAMGAKMMTFAGLSGLGDLVVTCASMHSRNRRFGILIGQGKTLEEATKEVKQVAEGVRTCRAVYEMTRDMDLELPIITQCYKVLFEGKDPEIGVSELMTRGAKHEIEEVARDDFEW, from the coding sequence ATGATGAAAATTTCAGTTATCGGGGGAGGAAGTTGGGGTACTGCCCTTGCTAACCATCTTGCCATAAAAGGATATGCACCAGTTAAAGTTCTTGTTATTAATGAAAAGTACTTAAAAGAGATTAATGAAAAACATACCAATGAAAACTATCTTCCAGGTGTTAAATTAAATAAAAATGTTATCGCTACCATGAATTATGAAGAGATTATAGAAGCAGATTTAATTATTCTTTCTGTTCCCTCTCATGAAATGAGAAATGTAATAAAAACTTTAAAAAAGTATTTAGGGGAGAAAAAACCTATTCTGGTCAGTACCACCAAAGGAATTGAAGAAGGAACTCATATGAGAATGTCTCAAGTGATTATTTCCGAATTAGGTGAAGAATGGGTGGAGCGTTTAGCCGTTCTTTCTGGCCCCACTCATGCAGAAGAAGTAAGCCGTCAGCTTCCATCATCCTGTGTTGTAGCTGCAAAAAAGAAAGAACTTGCTGAATTGGTTCAGGACATATTTATGTCACCTACCTTACGAGTTTATATTAATCCAGATATTATAGGAGTTGAGCTTGGTGGAGCATTAAAAAACATTATTGCCCTGGCTGCTGGTATTGCTGATGGCCTGGGTTATGGTGATAATACTAAAGCTGCTTTGATTACTCGCGGTTTAACAGAGATTGCCCGTTTAGGAGTAGCAATGGGGGCTAAAATGATGACCTTCGCTGGTCTTTCAGGTCTGGGAGATTTAGTGGTTACCTGTGCCAGTATGCACAGTCGAAACCGTCGTTTTGGAATTTTGATTGGGCAGGGTAAAACATTAGAAGAAGCAACAAAAGAGGTTAAACAGGTGGCTGAAGGTGTACGTACTTGTCGTGCGGTTTATGAAATGACCAGGGATATGGATTTAGAACTGCCGATTATAACCCAGTGTTATAAGGTTCTTTTTGAAGGAAAAGATCCTGAAATTGGGGTATCTGAACTTATGACACGCGGAGCCAAGCATGAAATTGAAGAGGTAGCCCGGGATGATTTTGAATGGTAA
- the spoIVA gene encoding stage IV sporulation protein A yields the protein MEEFNIYQDIAERTGGDIYIGVVGPVRTGKSTFIKKFMDLLVLPNIKKGYNLERATDELPQSGGGRTIMTTEPKFIPDKATTITLHDALSFRVRLVDCVGYTVPGALGYEDENGRPRMVMTPWFDHEIPFQDAAELGTQRVIEDHATIGLVVTTDGSITDLPRENYIKAEERVVNELKELGKPFLIALNSTDPENPKTQKLANSLRVKYGVPVVPINCLRLTKEDITYLLQEILYEFPVAEIRIRMPEWMDTLDSNHWLSQEYDQVIKNAVYPIRRLRDIDQAVTGLSECKYTKEVILEELNLGEGNATISVNLEDHLFYQLLEEFTGHSIKGDSDLFALVQELSYAKKEYDRVAKALLDVEEYGYGIVTPQLEEMVFDEPELIERGNQFGVKLRAKAPSIHMIRADITTEVTPVVGTEKQCEELIQYLTEEFQRNPSAIWDSDFLGRSLHDLVKEGIQNKLHRMPENAREKLKDTLQKIINEGSGGLICIIL from the coding sequence TTGGAGGAGTTTAATATCTATCAAGATATTGCAGAACGGACTGGCGGTGACATTTATATCGGTGTTGTAGGACCAGTTCGTACCGGAAAATCAACATTTATTAAGAAGTTTATGGACTTATTAGTTCTTCCAAATATTAAAAAGGGCTATAATTTAGAGCGGGCCACTGATGAACTCCCTCAGAGCGGTGGGGGGCGGACAATAATGACTACAGAGCCCAAATTTATTCCCGATAAGGCTACGACTATCACTTTACATGATGCTTTAAGTTTCAGGGTTCGTTTAGTAGACTGTGTCGGTTACACTGTTCCCGGAGCCTTGGGGTATGAAGATGAAAATGGTCGTCCAAGAATGGTCATGACTCCCTGGTTTGATCATGAGATTCCTTTCCAGGATGCAGCTGAACTAGGAACCCAGAGGGTTATTGAAGATCATGCTACCATTGGCCTTGTGGTAACCACTGATGGTTCAATCACCGATCTTCCACGGGAAAACTACATCAAAGCAGAAGAACGGGTAGTCAATGAACTAAAAGAGTTAGGTAAACCGTTTTTAATTGCTCTCAATTCAACTGACCCGGAAAATCCCAAAACACAAAAACTGGCAAATAGTCTTCGTGTTAAATATGGGGTACCTGTTGTTCCTATTAACTGTCTGAGATTGACAAAAGAAGATATTACCTATCTTTTGCAGGAAATTCTTTATGAATTTCCGGTTGCAGAGATCCGGATTAGAATGCCTGAATGGATGGATACCTTAGATTCTAACCATTGGCTTAGCCAGGAGTACGATCAGGTTATAAAAAATGCTGTTTATCCTATTCGACGGCTAAGAGATATTGATCAAGCAGTAACAGGCCTCTCAGAATGTAAGTATACCAAAGAAGTGATTTTGGAAGAATTAAATTTGGGTGAAGGAAATGCAACCATTTCTGTGAATCTTGAAGACCATCTTTTCTATCAACTTCTTGAAGAATTTACCGGCCACTCTATTAAAGGTGATTCTGATTTATTTGCACTGGTTCAGGAATTAAGTTATGCTAAAAAAGAGTATGACCGGGTAGCAAAGGCCCTGTTAGATGTTGAAGAATATGGTTATGGAATTGTCACACCACAATTAGAAGAAATGGTCTTCGATGAACCCGAATTGATCGAACGCGGGAACCAATTTGGGGTAAAACTCCGGGCAAAAGCACCGTCTATCCACATGATCCGGGCTGATATTACAACTGAAGTAACTCCGGTGGTCGGTACAGAAAAACAATGTGAAGAGTTAATTCAGTATCTTACTGAAGAGTTTCAACGGAATCCGAGTGCCATCTGGGATAGTGACTTTCTAGGACGCTCCCTCCACGATCTGGTTAAAGAAGGTATTCAAAATAAGCTCCATAGGATGCCTGAAAACGCTCGAGAGAAACTTAAAGATACGCTGCAAAAAATAATAAATGAAGGAAGTGGTGGATTGATTTGTATTATTTTATAA
- a CDS encoding DUF512 domain-containing protein: MEVKKGIPIAEVKPDSIADQLGIKPGDHLISIQGQVPRDYIDFVYLTSDDQLEILIRKKNGEKWLLDLERDPQDELGIQLEGIIYDQLKECENHCIFCFVHQMPEGLRPTLSLKDDDYRFSFLQGSYITLTNLQEEDLERIKKLKLSPLYISVHATNPSLRQKIMGNKKAGKILENLRELKEAGIFFHTQIVLCPGINDGEELKRSIIDLASLRPNLLSLAIVPVGLTKYRKKLFPLTTYTPEKAEEVYQIITQFQKKFAREGENFVYLSDEFYLLTGYDFPKKEEYHGFPQLENGVGLCRLFLDDFKALEPKLPEKMLSPTRLLLVTGVLGEKVLKGPVARLREIHGLKIKILTVINQFFGENVTVAGLLTGQDLMRAIEASNPEEFDLVVLPEVVLNDDRLFIDGMSEKEFITAIPNVIFVKNFHQLIDRLLEMNLMEVKSK; this comes from the coding sequence ATGGAAGTTAAAAAAGGTATCCCTATTGCTGAGGTAAAACCCGATAGCATTGCAGATCAGCTGGGTATTAAACCTGGGGATCATCTTATCAGTATTCAAGGTCAAGTTCCTCGCGACTATATTGATTTTGTTTATTTGACTAGTGATGATCAATTAGAAATTTTGATCAGAAAGAAGAATGGCGAGAAGTGGTTATTGGATCTGGAACGTGATCCACAGGATGAATTGGGAATTCAACTTGAAGGGATTATTTATGATCAATTGAAAGAATGTGAAAATCACTGTATTTTCTGTTTTGTACATCAGATGCCAGAAGGTTTACGTCCTACTCTATCATTAAAAGATGATGACTATCGTTTCTCTTTTTTACAGGGAAGTTATATTACCTTGACAAACTTACAAGAAGAAGACTTAGAGAGGATTAAAAAGTTAAAACTTTCCCCTCTTTATATATCAGTGCATGCTACAAACCCCAGTCTTAGACAGAAAATAATGGGAAATAAAAAAGCAGGAAAAATCCTGGAAAATCTAAGAGAATTGAAAGAAGCAGGAATTTTTTTTCACACCCAGATTGTTCTCTGTCCCGGGATCAATGATGGTGAAGAATTAAAGCGGAGTATTATAGATTTAGCATCCTTACGTCCCAACTTACTTTCTTTAGCCATTGTACCGGTAGGACTGACCAAATATCGCAAGAAATTATTTCCCTTAACTACTTATACACCTGAAAAAGCAGAAGAGGTCTATCAGATAATTACCCAATTTCAAAAGAAATTTGCAAGAGAAGGTGAAAATTTTGTTTACCTTTCTGATGAATTTTATTTATTAACAGGTTATGATTTTCCTAAAAAAGAGGAGTATCATGGTTTTCCACAATTAGAAAACGGAGTCGGCTTATGTCGCTTGTTTTTAGATGATTTTAAAGCCTTAGAACCAAAACTTCCCGAAAAGATGCTTTCTCCTACCAGACTTCTTTTGGTTACAGGAGTTTTAGGAGAAAAGGTATTAAAGGGTCCTGTGGCTAGACTAAGGGAGATTCATGGGCTTAAAATAAAGATATTGACTGTAATCAATCAATTTTTTGGCGAAAATGTAACGGTTGCCGGATTGCTCACCGGTCAAGATTTAATGAGAGCAATAGAGGCATCTAACCCTGAAGAATTTGATTTAGTAGTATTACCTGAAGTAGTTTTAAATGATGATCGTCTATTTATTGATGGAATGAGTGAGAAAGAATTTATTACTGCTATTCCTAATGTAATTTTCGTAAAGAATTTTCATCAGTTAATAGATCGATTGTTAGAAATGAATTTGATGGAGGTGAAGTCAAAATGA
- a CDS encoding DUF1540 domain-containing protein, producing MPKVYCNVANCQYNKQELCNKDHIEVSSNSENPQVTEVVNCMTFKLKEFE from the coding sequence ATGCCCAAAGTTTATTGTAATGTGGCTAATTGTCAATATAACAAGCAAGAACTTTGCAATAAGGATCATATTGAGGTTAGCAGTAACTCAGAAAATCCTCAGGTAACGGAAGTAGTAAACTGTATGACCTTTAAACTGAAAGAGTTTGAATAA
- the plsY gene encoding glycerol-3-phosphate 1-O-acyltransferase PlsY has product MKLFLIFVLSYLLGSIPTGYIVAKKLKGIDIREYGSGNTGATNVFRVLGSKAGLITAIGDVGKGILAILIAKSTVTEPIWGLKPETIYLICGILVIAGHNWSIFLGFNGGKGIATTAGVLLTLLPYLLLILVFVWLPIVYLTRYVSLGSIISGLMVPILMILFKEPGEYILFGIVIAIFVVYRHRSNIQRLLKGTENKIQLPGKKKSRRVR; this is encoded by the coding sequence ATGAAATTGTTTTTAATCTTTGTATTAAGTTATTTATTGGGTTCAATCCCAACCGGTTATATTGTAGCTAAAAAGCTTAAAGGTATTGATATCCGGGAATACGGAAGTGGTAATACTGGAGCAACCAATGTCTTTCGGGTGCTTGGGTCAAAAGCAGGTTTAATTACTGCTATTGGCGACGTAGGTAAAGGTATATTGGCAATTTTGATTGCAAAATCTACAGTTACAGAACCTATCTGGGGGTTAAAACCTGAAACAATTTATTTAATCTGTGGAATTTTAGTCATAGCAGGTCATAACTGGTCCATTTTTCTGGGTTTTAATGGAGGAAAAGGTATAGCAACTACAGCAGGAGTTCTTCTAACTCTGCTTCCATATCTTCTTCTAATTCTTGTTTTTGTCTGGTTACCTATCGTTTATCTGACCAGGTATGTTTCCTTAGGTTCAATCATAAGCGGTCTTATGGTTCCTATTTTAATGATTTTATTCAAAGAGCCGGGAGAATATATCCTTTTTGGTATAGTGATTGCCATTTTTGTGGTATACCGTCATAGAAGCAACATTCAGCGGCTTTTGAAGGGGACGGAAAATAAAATTCAGTTGCCTGGTAAGAAAAAATCCCGGCGGGTCAGGTAA
- a CDS encoding NAD-binding protein, which produces MKQIIRHFKTQRKDNKNQIVIFGANDIGIHLAQTLEREDQNIILIDEKEEFLRELDEKIDVLTLAGNPLALETLKEAGVGKKTKLIAVTDSDNINLLLLFLGQSLGVKESYALIWNQECYQSFFPQVSRLKGKHYLINLWELVVQEIEQKSKLKLQILFINEVRGTLVLAIRFLAGHPLIGQEINQIKLGNRGRILKVINNGIFFDKEKNHRIESEDFLIIEIERSEQERVMRRWFAFGGLHKVMVGGEGLIQALKSHWPNFSKSMVCIEKDLIKCQQMLKIADHALILHGDGLDISLLKEAGIEKTSIFIAASHKDEINLLSSLLAKSFGVKDVITILRKRQHTGMLKRLKLEGIISIPQLVVKHLIDRIIFKKSGIFSIKLVAQIDNDLAEGLYLVNRKGILTPLTKCHEQKDNEIIILRLE; this is translated from the coding sequence ATGAAACAAATAATTCGGCATTTTAAGACTCAAAGAAAAGATAATAAAAATCAGATAGTTATTTTTGGAGCTAATGATATTGGAATTCATCTGGCTCAGACTTTAGAGCGAGAGGATCAAAATATTATTCTGATTGATGAAAAAGAAGAGTTTTTGCGGGAATTAGATGAAAAAATAGATGTCTTAACCTTAGCAGGTAATCCGCTGGCCCTTGAGACACTAAAAGAAGCTGGAGTAGGTAAAAAGACTAAATTAATTGCAGTGACTGATTCTGACAATATAAATCTGCTGCTTTTATTTCTGGGTCAAAGTTTAGGCGTTAAAGAGAGTTATGCTTTAATCTGGAACCAGGAATGTTATCAAAGTTTTTTTCCGCAGGTAAGTCGGTTAAAGGGTAAACATTATTTAATTAATCTCTGGGAGTTGGTTGTTCAAGAGATTGAGCAAAAGTCAAAACTTAAACTTCAAATTCTATTTATCAATGAGGTACGAGGAACTTTAGTATTGGCTATTAGATTTTTAGCAGGACATCCACTTATAGGTCAAGAGATAAATCAGATTAAGTTGGGTAATAGAGGAAGAATTTTAAAAGTAATTAATAATGGAATTTTTTTTGATAAAGAAAAGAATCATAGGATTGAATCAGAAGATTTCTTGATTATTGAGATTGAGCGTTCGGAGCAGGAGCGGGTAATGCGGCGCTGGTTTGCTTTTGGAGGTTTACATAAGGTGATGGTTGGTGGAGAGGGCTTAATTCAGGCATTAAAGAGTCACTGGCCCAATTTTTCTAAAAGTATGGTCTGTATAGAAAAAGATCTTATTAAATGTCAGCAAATGTTGAAGATTGCAGATCATGCTCTAATTTTACACGGAGATGGTCTGGATATTTCACTTTTAAAAGAAGCAGGAATTGAGAAGACTTCTATTTTTATTGCTGCATCTCATAAGGATGAAATAAATCTTCTTTCGAGTCTCTTAGCTAAAAGTTTTGGTGTGAAGGATGTAATAACCATCTTACGTAAGCGGCAGCATACAGGAATGTTAAAACGTCTTAAGTTAGAGGGGATTATTTCAATTCCTCAATTGGTTGTAAAACACCTTATAGATAGAATTATATTTAAAAAGTCAGGGATATTTTCAATCAAGTTGGTGGCTCAAATCGATAATGATTTAGCAGAAGGACTGTATCTGGTTAATAGAAAGGGAATTTTAACTCCATTAACAAAGTGTCATGAACAGAAAGATAATGAAATAATCATCCTTAGATTAGAATAA
- a CDS encoding DUF1540 domain-containing protein, whose amino-acid sequence METKITCHVVNCRYNEDELCTKENIRVACNTPKVTGPETVNCMSFKVDDGRTQI is encoded by the coding sequence TTGGAGACCAAAATTACCTGCCATGTAGTAAATTGCAGATATAATGAAGATGAACTCTGTACAAAGGAAAATATCCGGGTTGCCTGTAATACACCTAAAGTAACAGGTCCTGAGACTGTTAATTGTATGAGTTTTAAAGTAGACGATGGTCGAACACAAATATAA
- a CDS encoding ISL3 family transposase, which produces MQYNNIIKFLDLPDIIATEIISTEDRYIFIAEAKKNHIVCPQCGNITNKIHDTKWQNIRDIPIRGKLVIIRLLKKRYRCPYCHKRGIPEKYESIDKYARNTKRFDKYLAKETVSKDYSKVARENGLSYTAVNNAVKKVVDPLIKQQVSKLSQLKAISIDEFAVLKRHKYGVSITDPINRELIDILPTRKKDDLIDYFNCWEDEQRRQIQSISMDMWRPFKAVADAAFTHAKIVIDKFHLVTLMNRALDEVRKQVQQTVNNHQRRKFFQSRLLLQKRAEELTDEEHEKLIKLFELSPALEKAWELKEEFRDLLQLDDVKEATRALKRWYKEVIKSKLMPFYQVKKIIQRWEEKILNYFKNKITNGFAEGINNKIKLIKRIGYGVPNVMNLRRRVFNAMLSY; this is translated from the coding sequence ATGCAATATAATAATATCATAAAATTTCTTGATTTGCCAGACATTATTGCAACTGAAATTATTTCAACGGAGGACAGATATATTTTTATCGCTGAAGCAAAGAAAAATCACATTGTGTGTCCTCAGTGTGGTAATATCACTAATAAAATCCATGATACAAAATGGCAAAATATTAGAGACATCCCCATAAGAGGTAAACTAGTAATCATTAGACTTCTAAAGAAAAGATATCGTTGTCCTTATTGTCATAAGAGGGGTATCCCTGAAAAATATGAAAGTATTGATAAATATGCCCGTAATACCAAACGCTTTGATAAATATCTTGCTAAAGAAACTGTCAGCAAGGATTATTCTAAAGTTGCTAGAGAAAACGGGTTAAGTTATACAGCTGTTAATAATGCAGTTAAAAAAGTAGTTGACCCTCTCATTAAACAACAAGTTTCAAAACTTAGTCAATTAAAAGCCATCAGTATCGATGAATTTGCAGTTTTAAAACGCCATAAATATGGAGTTAGCATTACAGATCCAATTAATCGGGAGTTAATTGACATTTTACCTACTCGCAAAAAGGATGATTTAATTGACTACTTTAATTGTTGGGAAGATGAACAAAGACGACAGATTCAATCGATCTCTATGGATATGTGGCGGCCGTTCAAAGCAGTAGCAGATGCAGCATTTACTCATGCAAAAATTGTTATAGATAAATTTCATCTTGTAACTTTAATGAACAGAGCCCTTGATGAAGTTAGAAAACAAGTTCAACAAACAGTAAATAATCATCAGAGAAGAAAGTTTTTTCAAAGTCGTTTATTACTCCAAAAACGAGCTGAAGAATTGACAGATGAAGAACATGAAAAGCTCATCAAATTATTTGAACTCAGTCCAGCTCTAGAAAAGGCCTGGGAATTAAAAGAGGAATTCAGAGACCTATTGCAGCTAGATGATGTGAAAGAAGCCACCAGAGCTCTAAAAAGGTGGTATAAAGAAGTAATAAAAAGCAAGCTGATGCCTTTTTACCAGGTAAAAAAGATAATACAAAGATGGGAAGAAAAAATACTAAATTATTTTAAGAATAAGATAACCAATGGCTTTGCTGAGGGTATCAATAACAAGATTAAATTGATCAAAAGGATTGGATATGGTGTTCCAAATGTTATGAATCTAAGGAGAAGAGTATTTAATGCAATGTTAAGTTATTAA
- a CDS encoding HU family DNA-binding protein produces MTKTELIEKVAEKTGLTKKDSGEAVTAVFDIIIEYLAGEAKKPEAERNKVQIIGFGSFEVKDREARKGRNPRTGKEIEIPARTVPVFKAGKSFKERVQ; encoded by the coding sequence ATGACTAAAACCGAATTAATCGAAAAGGTAGCTGAAAAAACTGGCTTGACCAAAAAAGATTCCGGTGAAGCCGTAACAGCAGTATTTGATATTATTATTGAATATTTAGCTGGTGAAGCTAAAAAACCTGAAGCAGAGCGTAATAAAGTTCAAATTATTGGATTTGGTAGTTTTGAAGTGAAGGATAGGGAAGCACGGAAAGGCCGGAACCCACGTACCGGTAAGGAAATTGAGATTCCTGCCCGTACTGTTCCTGTCTTCAAAGCTGGTAAATCCTTCAAAGAAAGAGTTCAATAA